A region of Periplaneta americana isolate PAMFEO1 chromosome 16, P.americana_PAMFEO1_priV1, whole genome shotgun sequence DNA encodes the following proteins:
- the LOC138716500 gene encoding transcription factor hamlet-like, translating to MSSVVDSSLAWYCYYPRIASLPHVRTTPTKMREKDSSPRKMLLSSSGHSSPKQAAVYPLSIRVPEDEPQHNAADEMPFDFSRNTRSAGPHMSPAGRPPAGPVDDQPLDLRVEHKKLSLVMVRRRIEDENQNLILRSPSPNNPYSPPLEKEAQQQQRRDADKEEELRHPSPASPANSLKPSSPIISPYPVLFSHQPLHPIMLEAMYKAGKDGPRLPMSYPVSPPGYPQPPRPYPFLNPSLLNGHQSSPSGVPAPPPPFDMLRSHHQHPALQHAHQKQYHHQDPQSNGSGPTAGGGGKLKDRYACKFCGKVFPRSANLTRHLRTHTGEQPYKCKYCERSFSISSNLQRHVRNIHNKEKPFKCPLCERCFGQQTNLDRHLKKHEADGPTILDDHAGGRSPSVPRQGVRTALSLAQSVVGDESYFEEIRSFMGKVTTDGRMIGSLNHQRTSIPTPSYHLNHLPHRGMGSEPRRCISPPAAENQNRDVRDDRKRGRSFSSDKDNFSSRSSSSSLGSSLAGSSLSPPRTSSPPAPPPPAKEDPELSPTPEEADAPSSPEEARSTPPSSPPNNT from the coding sequence ATGAGTAGTGTGGTGGACTCTTCTCTGGCGTGGTACTGCTACTACCCGCGGATAGCGTCCCTGCCCCATGTGAGGACGACCCCCACCAAGATGCGTGAGAAAGACTCCAGCCCTCGCAAGATGCTGCTCTCCTCCAGCGGACACAGCTCCCCCAAACAGGCGGCCGTCTACCCGCTCTCCATCCGAGTTCCCGAGGACGAGCCGCAGCACAACGCGGCGGACGAGATGCCCTTCGACTTCTCGAGGAACACCCGGTCGGCGGGGCCCCACATGTCGCCTGCAGGCAGGCCGCCCGCCGGACCCGTGGACGATCAGCCCCTGGACCTGCGGGTCGAGCACAAGAAGCTGTCCCTCGTCATGGTGCGCAGGAGGATAGAGGACGAGAATCAAAACCTTATCCTGCGTTCGCCGTCGCCAAACAATCCGTATTCTCCGCCCTTGGAGAAGGAAGCTCAGCAGCAGCAGAGAAGGGACGCCGACAAAGAGGAGGAGCTGCGGCACCCGAGCCCTGCGTCGCCGGCCAACAGCCTGAAGCCCTCCTCGCCCATCATCTCGCCCTACCCGGTGCTCTTCTCTCACCAACCGCTGCATCCCATCATGCTGGAGGCAATGTACAAGGCCGGCAAGGACGGTCCTCGGTTACCAATGTCTTACCCGGTGAGTCCTCCGGGATACCCGCAGCCACCAAGACCTTACCCGTTCCTGAACCCAAGCTTGCTCAACGGTCACCAGTCATCTCCTTCGGGAGTTCCTGCACCACCTCCTCCCTTCGACATGTTGAGGTCGCACCACCAACACCCCGCTCTGCAGCACGCGCACCAGAAGCAGTACCACCACCAGGACCCTCAGTCCAACGGCAGCGGACCGACTGCCGGCGGCGGAGGAAAACTCAAGGACCGCTACGCTTGCAAGTTCTGCGGCAAGGTGTTCCCCAGGTCTGCCAACCTGACGCGCCACCTGCGCACGCACACCGGGGAGCAGCCCTACAAGTGCAAGTACTGCGAGAGGTCCTTCAGCATCTCGTCCAACCTGCAGCGCCACGTGCGCAACATCCACAACAAGGAGAAGCCCTTCAAGTGCCCGCTGTGCGAGCGCTGCTTCGGGCAGCAGACGAACCTGGACCGGCACCTCAAGAAGCACGAGGCGGACGGGCCAACCATCCTGGACGACCACGCGGGCGGCAGGAGCCCGTCCGTGCCCCGGCAGGGCGTCAGGACGGCGCTGTCCTTGGCCCAGAGCGTCGTCGGGGACGAGTCCTACTTCGAAGAAATCCGTTCCTTCATGGGCAAAGTAACGACAGACGGACGCATGATCGGTTCCTTGAATCACCAACGGACGTCTATTCCTACACCCAGTTACCATCTAAACCATCTCCCGCACCGGGGCATGGGCTCGGAGCCCCGGAGGTGCATCTCCCCACCGGCAGCGGAGAATCAGAATAGAGACGTCCGCGATGACAGGAAGAGGGGCAGGTCTTTTTCTAGTGACAAAGACAATTTCTCTTCTagatcgtcgtcgtcgtccttgggCTCGTCTTTAGCGGGGTCGTCCCTGTCTCCTCCGCGCACCTCCTCACCACCTGCGCCTCCTCCGCCCGCCAAGGAGGACCCCGAGCTCTCGCCGACGCCGGAGGAAGCGGATGCCCCGTCCAGCCCGGAGGAAGCGCGGTCCACGCCCCCCTCCTCGCCCCCCAACAACACCTGA